A section of the Humulus lupulus chromosome 2, drHumLupu1.1, whole genome shotgun sequence genome encodes:
- the LOC133816427 gene encoding uncharacterized protein LOC133816427, whose translation MMEEMYCIQHFSHDHILYLDRWWFDIQMSCGLCNCLILKCQKYYYCFGCDYHIHKRCAKLPQYISNTLHDTHPLALISQRSSFDESIICCFYCEKPLGDEYAYTCSLCAFYMHITCGSIPLPAITCDGDEDHDIVQFSCHEHPMMLVELGGGKDVGGNNCFACQLPWSSPAYSCTSLTCTIFLHKSCACLPQKIQHPFHSHKPLKLQISKPQTCDVCCKRDCKLNFSCMEIGCNFKLGTECACLCTTVKSHSHDHSLSLVEKASSNNVQCDACLESYDDNDSDILANYEVQQTQSFLFRCMECSYNLHFLCGPLPYTIKYEYHIHYLILIDSLKDEEFDKYYCDTCEEERNPKFRVYTCVECKYTAHIHCMIPEIMQAIKGGTNDVELLALGENRWKLGEEMDDIEDHNPTEKQTIGDIIDTLTEEEKQKLIQPLDFISNKRYYNYYRNLNSKFDELESIENFHNFKEFFQSDYDYSNFRMEVLYYTAIEGLTVDDQYSRQEVVEVDGKYLIPNTLVPIFKTYLLKYGDDCNSSSESTGMKSVAATLLSIVIDKMCKCKVEDATMDYFKEWIFYLRGIGEISGFRINQFLLVLLDKSMDAYLGYMAIRCEKQVPEKLDMKIATLEAELERYKKMRDQIPAIMSQKSSSIQHFMSQASELKHNTVGDEWF comes from the exons ATGATGGAGGAAATGTATTGCATTCAACATTTCAGCCATGATCATATTTTGTATCTAGATAGATGGTGGTTTGACATACAAATGAGTTGCGGCTTATGCAATTGCTTAATCCTCAAATGCCAAAAGTATTACTATTGTTTTGGTTGTGACTATCACATCCACAAAAGATGTGCTAAGTTGCCTCAATACATCAGCAACACCTTGCATGATACACACCCTCTCGCCCTCATTAGCCAGAGATCATCATTTGATGAAAGCATTATTTGTTGCTTTTATTGTGAGAAGCCCTTGGGAGATGAATATGCTTACACTTGCAGTCTTTGCGCTTTCTACATGCATATCACATGTGGTTCTATCCCATTGCCCGCCATAACATGCGATGGTGATGAAGATCATGACATTGTTCAATTCTCTTGCCATGAACATCCAATGATGCTTGTCGAGCTTGGTGGTGGTAAAGATGTTGGAGGTAATAATTGTTTTGCATGTCAATTACCATGGTCCAGTCCAGCTTATTCTTGCACAAGTCTTACATGTACAATTTTTCTCCATAAATCTTGTGCATGCCTTCCACAAAAAATTCAACATCCTTTCCATTCACACAAACCTCTTAAACTTCAAATTAGTAAGCCTCAAACTTGTGATGTTTGTTGCAAGAGAGATTGTAAGCTCAATTTTAGTTGTATGGAAATTGGATGCAACTTTAAATTGGGTACAGAATGTGCGTGCCTTTGCACAACTGTAAAATCTCATAGCCACGACCACTCGCTTTCTTTAGTGGAAAAAGCATCATCTAATAATGTTCAATGTGATGCTTGTCTTGAGTCTTATGATGATAATGATTCAGATATCCTTGCTAATTATGAAGTTCAACAAACTCAATCCTTCCTTTTTCGCTGTATGGAATGTAGTTACAACCTTCATTTTCTATGTGGTCCATTGCCATATACCATTAAATATGAATATCACATACATTACTTGATTCTTATCGATTCACTCAAGGATGAGGAATTCGATAAATATTATTGTGACACCTGCGAAGAAGAAAGGAATCCAAAATTTCGTGTTTACACCTGTGTGGAATGCAAATATACAGCACATATACATTGCATGATTCCTGAG ATCATGCAGGCAATAAAAGGAGGCACAAATGATGTTGAGCTTTTAGCGTTGGGAGAAAATCGATGGAAATTGGGGGAAGAAATGGACGACATAGAAGATCATAATCCAACAGAAAAACAGACCATTGGGGACATAATTGATACACTGACGGAAGAAGAAAAGCAGAAACTAATTCAGCCATTGGATTTTATTAGCAACAAAAGATACTATAATTATTATAGAAACTTAAATTCCAAATTTGATGAACTAGAATCTATTGAGAACTTCCATAACTTTAAAGAATTTTTTCAATCTGACTATGACTATAGTAACTTTCGTATGGAGGTTCTTTACTACACGGCTATAGAAGGTCTGACAGTAGATGATCAATATTCAAGGCAAGAGGTTGTAGAAGTGGATGGTAAATATTTGATCCCCAATAcattggtccctattttcaaaacaTATCTACTTAAGTATGGAGATGATTGCAATAGTAGTTCAGAAAGCACTGGAATGAAGAGCGTGGCTGCAACGTTACTATCTATAGTAATTGACAAAATGTGTAAATGTAAGGTTGAAGATGCCACAATGGATTATTTTAAGGAATGGATTTTCTACCTACGTGGCATTGGAGAGATTTCAGGGTTCAGAATTAATCAATTCCTGCTTGTTTTGTTGGATAAGTCCATGGATGCCTATTTGGGTTATATGGCCATTAGATGTGAAAAACAAGTCCCAGAGAAGCTGGACATgaagattgcaacattggaagctgagctggagaggtacaagaagaTGCGTGACCAAATCCCAGCAATCATGTCTCAAAAGTCATCAAGTATACAACACTTCATGAGCCAAGCTTCTGAATTGAAGCACAACACTGTTGGTGACGAGTGGTTCTGA